One window of Candidatus Neomarinimicrobiota bacterium genomic DNA carries:
- a CDS encoding glycogen/starch synthase: MVVRFYFLTSEIVPFAETYELATFSKEFPNVFIERKNDFRVMMPKYEFISERRYILREVIRLRSMNVQFMGTELKAAVKSAFIPNTKVQVYFLENKDYFSPEDPEKLYEEGEGENNKNYNKFGYFAVSSLTTLEYLRWKPEVIICNDWQMGLIPVYLRMGLIDNNFAKDAKIVLFVHSKSEKSLYPISFFERLGVKDIDEKCIVEGFVDVSLLAMKLVDEIIFVDIDGTNPYGLYNKESSFKKVVKGKCVHKFSIKDMEDPDEWQEIADNFIKIFEK, encoded by the coding sequence ATGGTTGTAAGATTTTATTTTTTAACCTCTGAAATTGTGCCTTTCGCTGAAACGTATGAATTAGCGACCTTTTCAAAAGAATTCCCGAATGTTTTTATAGAAAGGAAGAACGATTTTCGTGTAATGATGCCAAAATATGAGTTTATTAGTGAAAGGCGTTATATTTTGCGAGAAGTTATAAGATTGAGGAGCATGAATGTTCAATTTATGGGGACAGAGTTGAAAGCGGCTGTCAAGTCTGCTTTTATTCCAAATACCAAGGTGCAGGTATATTTCCTTGAAAACAAGGATTACTTTTCTCCAGAAGATCCCGAGAAGCTTTATGAGGAAGGGGAGGGAGAGAATAATAAGAATTATAATAAATTCGGTTATTTTGCAGTGTCGTCCCTTACCACATTAGAATATCTAAGATGGAAGCCTGAGGTAATTATCTGTAATGACTGGCAGATGGGACTTATACCTGTCTATTTAAGGATGGGGCTTATTGATAATAATTTTGCTAAAGATGCTAAAATAGTGCTTTTTGTACATTCAAAAAGTGAGAAATCCTTATATCCTATCAGTTTTTTTGAAAGATTAGGTGTGAAGGATATTGATGAGAAGTGTATAGTTGAAGGATTTGTCGATGTTTCATTGTTGGCTATGAAATTAGTTGATGAGATAATATTTGTGGATATTGATGGAACAAATCCCTATGGTTTATATAATAAAGAATCGTCTTTTAAAAAGGTGGTAAAAGGAAAGTGTGTCCATAAGTTTTCAATTAAAGATATGGAAGATCCTGATGAATGGCAGGAAATCGCAGATAACTTCATTAAAATTTTTGAAAAATAG
- a CDS encoding RNA polymerase sigma factor: MSKKVVNLKNRDRYLNQEEFNRIILENYKMIYLLFLRMLRDYEEAKDLTQDTFLKAYKKINTFRGNSSISTWLYRIAINTGINHIKKRKRYVNNYEKEPTHEDNNDQISVTKYDRRILLKAISKLPKKQQSIVILRVFHNLPFKQIASIIDSTENAAKVNFSHAIKNLRNYLLRKNKL; the protein is encoded by the coding sequence ATGTCTAAAAAAGTGGTTAATTTGAAAAATCGGGACAGGTATTTGAATCAGGAAGAATTCAACCGTATAATACTGGAAAACTATAAAATGATATATCTGCTTTTTCTAAGAATGCTCAGGGACTATGAGGAGGCTAAGGATTTGACTCAGGATACATTTTTAAAGGCATATAAAAAAATTAATACTTTCAGAGGGAATTCAAGCATATCAACATGGCTATATCGAATCGCCATAAACACTGGAATAAATCATATAAAGAAAAGAAAAAGATACGTCAATAACTACGAAAAAGAGCCAACTCACGAAGACAACAACGACCAAATCTCTGTGACAAAATACGATCGTAGAATTTTATTGAAAGCAATATCAAAACTACCCAAGAAACAGCAATCAATAGTAATTCTCAGAGTATTTCACAATTTACCTTTTAAACAGATTGCAAGTATTATTGATAGCACCGAAAATGCCGCAAAAGTAAACTTTTCACATGCTATTAAAAATTTGAGAAATTATCTATTGAGGAAAAATAAGCTATGA
- a CDS encoding DUF92 domain-containing protein — protein MPFYSIFRSDWIGFIVYFFLIISMVGISNILFKRLKIQPEVTRYFVHIGVGILVVTCPFTIRSPLIPAILASIFIVLNSINIIMNRWKGIHGIERFSLGTVFFPLSFLILILLYWDRAYILITGMLIMTLSDPLASIIGNRFMSKRFKPWKDEKSVLGSFIVFISSFFITVIVLFLAGKYIDSFDGNIIRIILISIYVAVISMVLEAASWSGSDNITLPLFSALMLDICIGANWNKLILIGGWLLFSFFLAFASLKLHSLDLGGSFGAMIIGSIVFSIGGLPWVVPMVVFYILSSILSKIGKSKKKIIREVVEKDDIRDVYQVLANGIVAFICALLYWYTGDDIFFIFFLGSIAAATADTWGTEIGVLSKAKPVNIIRFYPVEAGSSGGITVLGTFGAFLGASALSISGLLSTIEKSRIFIPIIIGGFLGALTDSILGATIQAQYRCPSCGKLTEKRKHCNGAVTKIESGLSFVNNDFVNLICTFSGGVYSVILYKLFN, from the coding sequence ATGCCTTTTTATAGCATATTTAGAAGTGATTGGATCGGGTTTATAGTATATTTTTTTCTTATCATTTCAATGGTTGGAATAAGTAATATATTATTTAAAAGATTGAAAATACAACCGGAGGTAACCAGATATTTTGTTCATATAGGCGTTGGTATATTGGTAGTTACTTGTCCATTTACCATTAGATCTCCGCTTATACCTGCTATTCTTGCATCTATTTTTATAGTTTTAAATTCTATAAACATTATTATGAATAGGTGGAAGGGTATTCATGGGATTGAGAGATTTAGTTTGGGGACTGTATTTTTCCCGTTATCATTTTTAATACTGATATTGCTTTACTGGGATAGAGCATATATTTTGATAACTGGTATGCTGATAATGACGCTATCAGATCCTCTTGCATCAATTATTGGTAATAGGTTTATGAGCAAAAGGTTTAAGCCGTGGAAAGATGAAAAGAGCGTCCTTGGCAGTTTCATAGTTTTTATCTCATCTTTTTTTATCACAGTAATTGTTCTTTTTTTGGCTGGAAAATACATTGATTCTTTTGATGGGAATATTATTCGAATAATTTTAATAAGCATTTATGTGGCTGTAATTTCGATGGTATTAGAGGCTGCTTCCTGGTCTGGCTCTGATAATATCACTCTACCTTTATTTTCAGCACTTATGCTTGATATCTGCATAGGAGCCAATTGGAATAAATTGATTTTAATAGGAGGTTGGTTACTATTTAGCTTCTTCCTTGCTTTTGCGTCTCTAAAATTACATTCCCTTGATCTAGGGGGATCATTTGGTGCTATGATTATTGGTTCGATTGTATTTTCTATTGGCGGTTTACCATGGGTTGTGCCAATGGTAGTTTTTTATATTTTGTCTTCCATTCTTTCAAAGATAGGGAAATCTAAGAAGAAAATTATAAGGGAGGTGGTCGAAAAAGATGATATACGGGATGTTTATCAGGTCTTGGCAAATGGCATAGTAGCTTTTATCTGTGCACTGTTATATTGGTACACAGGCGATGATATATTTTTTATTTTTTTCCTGGGTTCGATAGCAGCAGCAACTGCAGACACATGGGGGACTGAGATCGGGGTTTTATCGAAGGCGAAACCAGTTAATATTATACGATTTTATCCTGTAGAAGCTGGCTCCTCAGGTGGGATAACTGTCCTTGGAACATTTGGTGCTTTTCTCGGAGCATCAGCTCTTTCTATTTCTGGATTGCTGAGTACTATTGAGAAATCGAGGATTTTTATACCTATAATAATTGGTGGATTTCTTGGTGCCCTGACAGATTCTATTCTGGGGGCAACAATCCAGGCTCAATATAGATGCCCATCATGCGGTAAACTCACTGAAAAACGTAAACATTGTAATGGCGCAGTGACTAAAATAGAGTCCGGTTTATCGTTTGTCAATAACGATTTTGTTAATCTTATATGTACTTTTTCGGGCGGGGTTTATTCTGTTATTTTATATAAGCTTTTTAATTAA
- a CDS encoding serine hydroxymethyltransferase: MDYKFLKIQDSDVLESIQLEINRQRYTLEMIASENFVSPAVLEAAGSVMTNKYAEGYPNKRYYGGCFAVDKAEDLARDRVKKLFNAEYANVQPHSGSQANMAVYFSFLNVGDTILGMDLAHGGHLTHGSPVNFSGKLFNIVSYGVHPDTGMIDYDQVLDLAKKHRPKMIVAGGSAYPRTIDFKKFREIADMVGAFLMADIAHPAGLVATGFHPTPLPYCHAVTSTTHKTLRGPRGGLILIGKDYENPFGIVAPKSGRVKMMSEIIDSNVMPGIQGGPLMHIIAAKAVAFGEALKPSFKLYCKQVIDNAKTLAEELLNRGYKLVSGGTDTHLVLIDLSDRPISGKEAEVALEEAGITTNKNMVPFDKRSPLITSGLRLGTPALTTRGMKEMEMRMIAKWIDMVLSDHKNENLKKKIRKEVEDLCRNFPLYTEIKI, encoded by the coding sequence TTGGATTATAAATTTCTAAAAATTCAAGATTCGGATGTATTGGAATCCATTCAGCTTGAAATCAACCGTCAAAGGTATACCCTTGAAATGATAGCCTCAGAAAATTTTGTCAGTCCAGCTGTCCTTGAGGCTGCTGGTAGTGTAATGACCAATAAGTATGCGGAAGGGTATCCGAATAAAAGGTATTACGGTGGTTGTTTTGCTGTTGATAAAGCTGAAGACCTTGCAAGAGATAGAGTCAAAAAATTATTTAATGCAGAGTACGCTAACGTACAACCCCATTCTGGGTCACAGGCAAATATGGCTGTTTATTTCTCATTCCTAAATGTAGGGGATACCATACTCGGGATGGATTTGGCACATGGCGGTCATTTAACTCATGGTAGCCCAGTGAATTTTTCCGGTAAACTTTTTAATATTGTATCATATGGTGTTCATCCTGATACAGGTATGATAGATTATGATCAGGTTTTGGATCTTGCAAAAAAGCATAGACCAAAAATGATTGTAGCTGGGGGGAGTGCATATCCGAGGACGATAGATTTTAAAAAGTTTCGTGAGATTGCTGATATGGTAGGTGCTTTTCTGATGGCGGATATTGCCCATCCTGCTGGTCTTGTTGCAACTGGTTTTCATCCTACCCCATTACCATATTGTCATGCGGTCACATCGACGACACATAAGACATTGAGGGGCCCAAGAGGTGGTTTAATTCTTATCGGGAAAGATTATGAAAATCCCTTTGGAATTGTTGCCCCTAAGTCCGGTAGGGTAAAGATGATGTCCGAGATTATTGATTCCAATGTTATGCCGGGTATCCAGGGTGGACCTTTAATGCACATAATAGCGGCAAAGGCGGTTGCCTTTGGAGAAGCCTTAAAGCCATCATTTAAACTTTATTGTAAGCAGGTAATAGATAATGCAAAAACTCTTGCTGAGGAATTATTGAATCGCGGATATAAGCTCGTCTCTGGTGGAACTGATACTCATCTCGTACTTATTGACCTTTCGGATAGACCAATATCGGGAAAAGAGGCAGAGGTTGCGCTTGAAGAAGCAGGTATTACAACAAATAAAAATATGGTACCTTTTGATAAGAGAAGTCCTCTTATTACAAGTGGATTGAGATTGGGTACGCCCGCTTTAACAACGAGGGGTATGAAAGAAATGGAAATGAGGATGATAGCTAAGTGGATTGATATGGTACTATCGGATCATAAGAATGAAAATTTAAAAAAGAAAATAAGAAAAGAAGTGGAAGATCTATGCAGAAATTTTCCTCTCTATACTGAGATAAAAATTTAG
- the rpiB gene encoding ribose 5-phosphate isomerase B, protein MNIAIGSDHGGYDLKCALKEYLESKGIAVLDVGVDKKLSADYPDYAKRVGLLINHKRADFGILICRTGLGMCIAGNKVKGILAAVCYDENFAVLARSHNNANVLCLGADYTDKKKAEKIVDTFLNTEFQGGRHFRRVRKVKKMEV, encoded by the coding sequence ATGAATATAGCAATAGGTAGTGATCACGGTGGGTACGATTTAAAATGTGCCCTGAAAGAATATCTTGAAAGTAAAGGTATCGCAGTTCTTGATGTAGGAGTCGATAAAAAACTTTCCGCCGACTATCCTGACTATGCTAAAAGAGTAGGATTATTAATAAATCATAAAAGGGCTGATTTTGGGATTTTAATATGCAGGACAGGATTGGGGATGTGCATCGCTGGGAATAAAGTAAAGGGTATACTAGCTGCAGTCTGCTATGATGAGAATTTTGCCGTCCTTGCCAGGTCTCATAATAATGCAAATGTGCTCTGCCTTGGTGCGGATTATACTGACAAGAAGAAAGCGGAAAAGATCGTTGATACTTTTTTAAATACAGAATTTCAAGGCGGTAGACATTTTAGAAGGGTCCGAAAAGTAAAGAAGATGGAGGTGTGA
- the nrdR gene encoding transcriptional repressor NrdR, translating into MRCPYCNAMDSKVVDSRPAQKNNAIRRRRECIVCGKRFTTYEYIVEYPLMVIKNDGSREEYDRSKLLKSIKIACNKRPIPSEKIENIVMDIEKEIEEKSTGEVRSSLIGELVMKHLRELDEVAYIRFASVYKKFKDLDEFRNQIDKLSLK; encoded by the coding sequence ATGAGATGTCCCTATTGTAATGCAATGGATTCAAAGGTAGTTGATTCAAGACCTGCCCAAAAGAATAATGCAATAAGAAGACGAAGAGAGTGCATTGTATGTGGGAAAAGATTCACCACTTATGAATACATTGTTGAATATCCCTTAATGGTAATAAAAAATGATGGTAGTCGTGAAGAGTACGATAGATCAAAGCTGTTGAAAAGCATTAAAATAGCCTGCAATAAAAGGCCGATTCCCTCTGAAAAAATTGAAAATATAGTTATGGATATTGAGAAAGAGATAGAAGAAAAGTCTACTGGTGAAGTTAGGTCAAGCTTAATTGGTGAACTTGTTATGAAGCATCTGAGGGAGCTGGATGAGGTCGCATATATAAGATTCGCATCGGTTTATAAAAAGTTTAAAGACCTTGATGAATTCAGGAATCAGATAGATAAATTATCATTAAAATGA
- a CDS encoding UvrD-helicase domain-containing protein — translation MSYNSKSKLTNDESIMICASAGTGKTKMLVDRFVDLIRSGKADIDQLVAITFTEKAATEMKERVYEELYKEKLFNNLIELQHAISNSFISTIHSFCARIIQENIDSTQLPYNYTIIDEAEENIIRERFTNRFLSDHIENDSKELKILLKYMSINKIKKLIFNSWERYFLIKKYKNKLTDINSYISIINNIVNSMLKSYLRDERIKNLITSLLPFKDQLNENQLLFLNNFEKNNIDRDDFTSFFSDRADKLKNIDLKCYRLYQELKNEYYSEINFLKRLSLSDIDEKFIEVNTHAYNLINEFLDKYRQELELNGLLDFTGMELYAIEFLNSKSERAIQFCKRFKYLLVDEFQDINPVQHEIIQEILNNNPKIKVFFVGDEKQSIYRFRGAVVEIMNQQKNKLKTDELLINYRSIDKLVDFQNEIFPKLFKSSKTIYPFEASYPSVPIKAQNKPRITNKPVEIIILKHDKKIPEENIDYIELEAFLIANKIKDMVNNLTIYKVKDNKFDKVKYKDIAILLRAYTHQEKYEKALKEMNIPYHTLTGFGFYNLPEVKDLINFIRALINFYDEPALIGTIRSSMFAISDDAINELATAGTITEGLHKYLYNNKKFNLSENDISKLEFFKNLYLKLQSLLYEDNIINLLENIIEETNYLSILANLKEGKRKVANVKKLLNLAREWYSISGLSPVDFVRKINTYKNINVKEGEALKEDTDEDSVKIMTIHSSKGLDFPVVIIPLSYSLTTSSPLIFTDENAGTVLNIKDQATKEEPAIVKALKKLEQLKDAAEEKRIFYVGVTRASSHLIITGIEKERTRYNINWQSLRQYLQKNNLKSSITIKEIIPEDIRIGKEEVHYEEIALKNYKRPRFSKDKIDEIRTRTSPIEKKITRITPTEYADKTISTITPYNVIADSTPLNPVELGNLVHKALSLWDYKNLDDIKNYIVDLINIQRLTGKEKSILINEIFNWIENFASSGNPVYQLIRNSQEIKTEVEVMGYINNIFIEGAIDLLLKNEQSYYIIDYKTDHSELSKNDTVIKKYKAQLDLYATVLYECYHLPVREYLIHFLRNNKTIRTTVNNELILSVIENLKNITP, via the coding sequence ATGTCATATAACAGTAAAAGTAAGCTAACAAATGATGAATCCATAATGATATGTGCATCTGCAGGTACAGGCAAAACTAAAATGCTTGTTGACAGATTTGTCGATCTAATCAGGTCAGGTAAAGCAGATATTGACCAACTTGTCGCCATTACATTTACAGAAAAAGCCGCCACGGAAATGAAGGAAAGAGTTTATGAAGAACTATATAAGGAGAAATTATTTAATAATTTGATAGAACTTCAGCATGCTATATCTAACTCATTTATATCCACCATACATAGTTTTTGTGCAAGAATAATTCAGGAAAACATAGACAGTACTCAATTACCATATAACTATACGATTATAGACGAGGCAGAAGAAAATATAATAAGGGAAAGATTTACAAACAGGTTTTTAAGCGATCACATAGAAAATGACTCCAAAGAATTAAAGATTTTATTAAAATACATGTCTATTAATAAAATTAAAAAGCTTATCTTTAACAGCTGGGAAAGATATTTCCTAATAAAAAAATATAAAAATAAACTGACTGATATAAATTCCTATATTTCAATTATTAATAATATTGTAAATTCTATGTTAAAATCCTATTTAAGAGACGAGAGAATCAAAAACCTTATTACCTCCCTTCTACCATTTAAGGATCAACTTAATGAAAATCAACTGCTATTCCTCAATAATTTTGAAAAAAACAATATTGATAGAGACGACTTTACTTCTTTCTTCTCCGACAGAGCCGATAAACTAAAAAACATTGATCTAAAATGTTACCGACTATACCAGGAATTAAAAAATGAATATTACAGTGAAATAAACTTTTTGAAGAGGCTTTCATTATCCGATATTGATGAAAAATTTATCGAAGTAAACACGCATGCTTATAACTTGATAAATGAATTTCTGGATAAATATAGGCAGGAACTTGAGTTAAATGGTTTACTTGATTTTACAGGAATGGAATTATATGCAATAGAATTTTTAAACTCGAAATCTGAAAGAGCAATTCAATTCTGTAAAAGATTTAAATATTTACTTGTTGATGAGTTTCAGGATATAAATCCGGTGCAACATGAAATAATACAAGAAATATTAAACAATAATCCGAAAATCAAAGTATTCTTTGTTGGTGATGAAAAACAATCCATATATCGATTCAGAGGAGCAGTAGTCGAAATTATGAATCAGCAAAAAAATAAGCTCAAAACAGACGAGCTTTTGATAAACTATCGAAGTATAGACAAGCTTGTCGACTTTCAAAATGAAATTTTCCCAAAGCTGTTTAAATCTTCCAAAACCATTTACCCCTTTGAAGCATCTTATCCATCAGTGCCTATTAAAGCTCAAAATAAACCAAGGATTACTAATAAACCCGTAGAAATCATAATATTAAAACACGATAAAAAAATTCCAGAAGAGAACATCGATTATATAGAGCTGGAAGCATTCCTGATCGCCAATAAAATTAAAGATATGGTAAATAATCTAACCATATACAAAGTCAAAGATAATAAATTTGACAAAGTAAAATACAAAGATATAGCAATTCTATTAAGAGCTTATACCCATCAGGAAAAGTACGAAAAGGCACTTAAGGAGATGAATATTCCTTATCACACACTTACAGGATTTGGATTCTATAACCTACCAGAAGTAAAAGATCTCATCAATTTTATTAGAGCACTTATAAATTTCTATGATGAACCTGCTCTTATTGGAACTATCAGGTCAAGCATGTTTGCTATCAGTGATGATGCTATCAACGAGCTTGCGACAGCGGGTACAATTACCGAGGGATTACACAAGTATTTATATAACAATAAAAAGTTTAATTTAAGCGAAAACGATATCTCTAAACTGGAATTTTTTAAAAATCTTTATTTAAAGCTCCAATCTCTGCTATATGAAGACAATATTATCAACCTTCTTGAAAATATTATAGAGGAAACAAACTACCTATCAATTTTAGCAAACTTAAAAGAGGGGAAAAGAAAAGTAGCAAATGTTAAAAAATTACTAAACTTAGCCCGCGAGTGGTATTCAATCTCTGGTCTCAGTCCAGTTGATTTTGTAAGAAAAATAAACACTTACAAAAATATAAACGTAAAAGAAGGTGAGGCACTTAAGGAAGACACTGATGAAGATTCAGTAAAAATTATGACAATACATTCCTCAAAAGGGCTCGATTTCCCGGTGGTGATAATTCCCTTATCATATAGCCTAACTACATCATCACCTCTAATCTTCACTGACGAAAATGCTGGAACAGTATTGAATATCAAAGATCAGGCAACTAAAGAAGAACCAGCAATCGTAAAAGCTCTAAAAAAACTAGAACAATTGAAAGATGCTGCAGAGGAAAAAAGAATATTTTATGTTGGCGTAACAAGAGCAAGTTCCCACCTGATAATAACAGGTATCGAAAAAGAAAGAACAAGATACAATATAAACTGGCAATCCTTAAGACAATACCTTCAAAAGAATAATCTTAAATCATCTATAACAATCAAAGAAATAATCCCAGAGGATATAAGAATTGGAAAAGAGGAAGTTCACTATGAAGAAATTGCTCTAAAAAATTACAAGAGACCCAGATTTTCGAAAGACAAAATAGATGAAATAAGGACCAGAACTTCTCCAATTGAGAAAAAAATTACAAGAATAACTCCAACTGAATACGCTGATAAAACCATTTCAACTATCACTCCATATAATGTGATCGCCGACTCAACTCCACTTAATCCAGTTGAACTGGGAAACTTAGTTCATAAAGCTTTATCATTATGGGATTACAAAAATTTAGATGATATAAAGAATTATATAGTTGATTTAATCAATATACAAAGATTGACTGGCAAGGAAAAGTCAATACTTATCAATGAAATCTTCAACTGGATTGAAAATTTTGCTTCATCCGGAAATCCAGTTTACCAGCTAATCAGAAACTCTCAAGAAATAAAAACAGAAGTAGAGGTAATGGGATATATTAATAACATATTCATAGAAGGGGCCATAGATCTGCTCTTAAAGAATGAACAGTCATATTATATAATAGATTACAAAACAGACCATAGCGAATTATCCAAGAATGACACAGTTATAAAAAAGTACAAAGCCCAATTAGACCTGTACGCTACAGTACTTTATGAATGTTACCATCTACCAGTAAGAGAATATTTAATCCACTTTCTTAGAAACAATAAAACTATACGAACAACCGTTAATAACGAACTTATATTATCTGTAATAGAAAACCTTAAAAATATAACCCCATAA
- a CDS encoding Trm112 family protein, whose protein sequence is MISKELLEILACPKCKGDLIYDQENDKLICESCRLKYPIKDDIPIMLIDEAEKY, encoded by the coding sequence ATGATTTCAAAAGAATTGCTTGAAATACTGGCATGTCCAAAATGTAAAGGTGATCTTATATATGATCAGGAAAATGATAAACTAATATGCGAAAGTTGTCGACTTAAGTACCCGATTAAAGACGATATCCCTATTATGTTAATCGATGAGGCAGAAAAATACTAA
- a CDS encoding zf-HC2 domain-containing protein, translating into MNCKKVSILIPLYALGECSDRDKNIVLDHIKTCSKCNSFYSDIKKIYSSIRIEEKPDLPDIGAEIVFNVNSKINKLEKRKKMIGRIVPSISLLIALIFTVGILTINNLSFIGFKKGNMNTTYEILKEINDYSFYNLIINSDESIVDQINNIDEIKKEFILYTITYPSGYEESNIINAMKDEEFEHFAKQLYAGSL; encoded by the coding sequence ATGAATTGCAAAAAAGTGAGCATATTGATTCCATTATATGCTTTGGGAGAATGTAGCGATAGGGATAAAAATATTGTATTAGATCATATAAAAACATGTAGCAAGTGCAATAGCTTTTACTCTGATATCAAAAAAATCTATAGCTCTATCAGAATTGAAGAAAAGCCGGATTTGCCTGACATAGGAGCAGAGATAGTATTTAACGTCAATTCAAAAATCAATAAACTTGAAAAGAGAAAAAAAATGATAGGTAGAATTGTACCTTCAATTTCACTATTGATTGCCTTAATCTTTACAGTTGGAATTTTAACTATTAATAATCTCAGCTTTATTGGATTTAAAAAAGGTAATATGAATACAACATACGAAATACTAAAAGAAATAAACGATTATAGTTTCTACAATTTGATTATCAATTCTGATGAATCAATTGTGGATCAGATAAACAATATAGATGAAATAAAGAAAGAATTTATACTCTATACCATAACGTACCCTTCTGGCTATGAAGAAAGCAATATCATAAATGCAATGAAAGATGAGGAATTTGAGCATTTTGCAAAGCAATTATATGCTGGCTCATTATAA
- a CDS encoding Spy/CpxP family protein refolding chaperone, with product MKRLIVFSTITLLLASTIFGQQMQRRMIHKKMIIAPEMTEKLQLTDDQIAKLKEIQRKYKKESIKLMADLKIARLELSELVDKEASEKEIQKAIDNVNTIRGKLLKLKIQKKLDIAKVLTDEQKKLLKKSMPFRHLLRGYCPMSGKVKINVDTDEIIPCYDMVWFDENMSNKEIEDIKVIELDE from the coding sequence ATGAAAAGATTAATAGTTTTTTCAACAATCACCTTGCTTCTTGCAAGTACTATCTTTGGACAACAAATGCAAAGAAGAATGATACACAAAAAAATGATAATAGCTCCAGAAATGACTGAGAAGCTACAATTAACTGACGATCAAATCGCAAAATTGAAAGAAATACAAAGGAAATATAAAAAAGAGAGCATAAAACTTATGGCTGATTTGAAAATAGCAAGACTAGAACTTTCAGAACTTGTTGACAAAGAAGCTTCGGAAAAAGAAATTCAGAAGGCAATTGATAACGTGAATACTATTCGTGGAAAACTTTTGAAACTAAAAATTCAGAAGAAACTTGATATTGCAAAAGTATTGACTGATGAGCAAAAAAAATTGCTAAAAAAGTCAATGCCATTCAGACACTTACTAAGAGGTTATTGTCCGATGTCTGGAAAGGTAAAAATAAATGTAGATACCGATGAGATAATACCATGTTATGATATGGTCTGGTTTGATGAAAACATGTCGAATAAGGAAATAGAAGATATCAAAGTAATAGAATTAGATGAATAA